The following nucleotide sequence is from Pedobacter sp. PACM 27299.
TTCAGAAATGAGTGTCCTTAAAGAAAGGTATTGCACCGGTTTGCCCACTGAGTCTTTAATGGGTACAATCACACTGTCTACCCAGTAATAGCTGCCGTCTTTGGCTTGATTTTTTATCTCTCCATGCCATACTTGTCCTTTTCCGATTGTAGTCCACATCTTTTTAAGGAATTCTTTGGGATGAAAGCCGGAATTGATGATGCGGTGATTTTGACCTAACAACTCTTGTCTGCTAAATTTGGAAACCTCACAAAACCGTTGATTCACATGTATAATCGTCCCCTTCACATCTGTAATAGAGGAAATTATACTGGTATCTACAGCTTGCTGATACGCCATCAGTAGCGGAATCAATCGTTCCTGAGCACCATTTACCGTATAAACTTCATTCCTCTTTATTATTCCCATAAGCGCTCAAATTTACGGTTTACCCCTGTTTTCCGGGCAATAAAAAGTAAATTAAGCACACTCAGTTAAATTCCGATCGCCCTAAAGTACAGTATGCGTTTCTGGTGGAAATACCAATAAAGGTAATTTTGTATCAACAGCCATTCTTTGTGTATGACTACCTTCAAATAACCTCTTGATAAAATTATGTTTGCGATGAACCATAGCCAGCATGTCTATATCTACATGATCAGTTAGCCAGTTTAAACCTTCATCGATTCCCATATCTTTCACATGACGGTAATATACTTTATGGTAATGTACTTTACAGGTTACTTCATTTAGAAAGTCGTCAATTTTCTTTTGATCAACGTCAGGATTAAAATCATCCTTACTGATATGCACAATTAGAATTTCCGCATTAAAAGGTCGGGCAAAGATGGCCAGCGAATGAATTAATTCCAGGTCTCCTGCTGTTAAATCTGTCGCAAATGCGATTCTTTTAAAGGGTTTAAACTCCGTTCCCGGTGGAATTAATAAAATGGGCAGGCTACTGTTGGCGATTAAATCCCTGCTGGTACTTCCCAGGAACAATTTATTCAGGCCACTTGCGCCAGAGGTCCCCATCACCACCAGATTAATTTCCTCTTTTTCTGTTATCATCCTGATCACCTCAGGTACAGTTCCTACTTCGGACAGCACCTCTAATGGCGGACATATCCCGGAAGCAATTCCGGCATCTTTAACTGGTTTCTGCAGTTTTTCCGAAAGTTTTTTCAGTTCCCGATCGGCGTCTTTTTTCAAAGTACCCAGGTCCATTAGAGGCCAGGCTACCTGCGGCGACATTCGCGCTGCTGCCGGCACCATAATAGCATTACAAAGTTTAAGACCTGCTTTTATATGCTTTCCAAGTTCAAAAGCATAAAATGCAGCATGATCTGCATTAGGAGAAAAATCAGTAGGAATCAAAATAGTTTTCATCGCGCTTATTTTAGTTGATCTTTAACTAAGGTCTGAAATCCTTTCTTAAAGAAATATGATATCTATCATACTAAACACTGATACTGAGCCTATTTGTTTTAAAAAAGAAATCCTGTCTTCGTCAGGTCGTTAAAAACCAACAAAGACAGGATCGTATTTTGTATAAAAAACGGGGATATTTCCCTTTGAGCAATGGTTTAGAAAACCGGTTCTGCTGCTACCTGGAAATCTTCATCTCTCAGGTGGACCACTTCCATACTTTTTTCATAGTTTGTTGACTTCTTAGAGAAGAAATCATGCTGTGTAGTTTCGCCGTTCAATCCATTTAATACTATAGAATTTACTGCTTTCACTTCAAACAGCTCTTCAAAACCAAGGTTCATCATTGCTTTATTGGCATTATACCGCACATATTCTTTTACATCCGCAGTTAATCCAACTTCGGTATACAACTCATCCGTATACTTCAATTCATTTTCATAAAGCTCCATCAAAAGATCAATCAGTTCTTGTTTACTTTTTTCCGGATTTGGTAGTTTTTTATAAAGATCCTGTGCCAGCAGACCTACAAATACACCGTGGATAGACTCATCGGCTACAATTTTTTTAATGATATCTGCACTGGCTACCATCTGACCTTGTCCTGCCAACCATAATGGCATAAAGAATCCACTATAGAATAAGAAAGATTCCAGCAATACCGATGCAGCAAGTCCCATAAATAAGGTTTCATCACTTACTTTGTTTGCATCCAGATTCCTGTAATATTTGTCAATAGTGGAAGCTTTATATTGTAACAGCTTGTTATTTTCCACCCATTCAAACAGTTCATTGATTTCTGCGGTACTATTTACTGTGGTAAAAATCGTTGAGTAAGATTTGGCATGAATGGCCTCCATCATACACATAAAGGACAATACCGCTTTATTTTGCAATCCGTCGATATGGTCTAACAATTTAGGCATTCCAGTATGGCTTTGCAGGGTATCTAACAAAGTAAGGCCACCCAATGCTTTTTTATAAGCCTCCTGGATTTCAGGGCTCAAAGACTTCCAGCTGTCAATATCTTTAGAAGGAATATATTCAGTATCCACCCAAAACTGACGAAGATTTTGCTCCCAGAACATTCCTGCGTAATCATTTTCAGGTGTATTCCAGTTTACTGCTTTATATGAACTCATTTATATAATTTAATAAGGTAATTAATTAAGTCGGGGGTTAAACCGAGCAGGAAACACATTCATCAATAGAGGCTTTACGCGTCCTGGTATAATACAGGGATTTCAGTCCCATTTTATGCGCATAGATATAGTATTTAGCGATATCACGCGTACTGTCTTTCGTATTGGTATGCAAAATCGTTGAAATCCCCTGATCCACATGCTTTTGAATGACCGAAATCAGGCGCAACACGTTCTTCTGATCCATATCATAAGCAGATTTATAGAAGAAATAATTGTCGTTATCCAGGTAAGGCATTGGGTAATAGGTGGTACTATCACCATACTCTCTTACTTCAATCACATCCACTACCGGCATTACAGACGCGGTTGCATTCATGATATAAGAGGTAGATTGATTCGGTGCAATGGCCAGACGGTAAGCATGGTAAAGACCATGGATTTTCACCTGGTTCATCAGTTCCGTCCAATCTGCAACCGTAGGAATCGCCATTCCTTCGAATAAACCAGCAATTTTATCGCTTACCGGTGCAATGTCTTTGCTCAGGTAAGGCTGGAAATAATTACCATTTGCATATTCTGATTGCTCAAAGCCTACAAACGTCTCTTTTTTCTCTTTTGCGATTTCCATTGAACTTTGAATAGAATAGAAATTGACCATCATAAAGAACACATTACAGAAGTCCAGTGCTGCTGCACTTTCATACATAATAAAGTTTTTGGTCAGGAAGCCATGTAAGTTCATCGCACCAAGACCTACGCTGTGTAGTTCTTTATTTGCTTTCTGTACAGAAGGCACCATGGCAATATTGGTCAGGTCAGAAACTACGGTTAAAGAGCGCATTGCTGTTGCTACTGCTTC
It contains:
- a CDS encoding PAS domain-containing protein translates to MGIIKRNEVYTVNGAQERLIPLLMAYQQAVDTSIISSITDVKGTIIHVNQRFCEVSKFSRQELLGQNHRIINSGFHPKEFLKKMWTTIGKGQVWHGEIKNQAKDGSYYWVDSVIVPIKDSVGKPVQYLSLRTLISERKEKEEKDREGQVNAMEEMLFKISHELRQPVVKILGLSDLIDDSRNSPEDLKIIVEGIKESAIMLDNYTRELAGFVHKIRNEQDLDAG
- a CDS encoding universal stress protein; the protein is MKTILIPTDFSPNADHAAFYAFELGKHIKAGLKLCNAIMVPAAARMSPQVAWPLMDLGTLKKDADRELKKLSEKLQKPVKDAGIASGICPPLEVLSEVGTVPEVIRMITEKEEINLVVMGTSGASGLNKLFLGSTSRDLIANSSLPILLIPPGTEFKPFKRIAFATDLTAGDLELIHSLAIFARPFNAEILIVHISKDDFNPDVDQKKIDDFLNEVTCKVHYHKVYYRHVKDMGIDEGLNWLTDHVDIDMLAMVHRKHNFIKRLFEGSHTQRMAVDTKLPLLVFPPETHTVL
- the nrdF gene encoding class 1b ribonucleoside-diphosphate reductase subunit beta gives rise to the protein MSSYKAVNWNTPENDYAGMFWEQNLRQFWVDTEYIPSKDIDSWKSLSPEIQEAYKKALGGLTLLDTLQSHTGMPKLLDHIDGLQNKAVLSFMCMMEAIHAKSYSTIFTTVNSTAEINELFEWVENNKLLQYKASTIDKYYRNLDANKVSDETLFMGLAASVLLESFLFYSGFFMPLWLAGQGQMVASADIIKKIVADESIHGVFVGLLAQDLYKKLPNPEKSKQELIDLLMELYENELKYTDELYTEVGLTADVKEYVRYNANKAMMNLGFEELFEVKAVNSIVLNGLNGETTQHDFFSKKSTNYEKSMEVVHLRDEDFQVAAEPVF